The proteins below come from a single Longimicrobiaceae bacterium genomic window:
- a CDS encoding Ig-like domain-containing protein, whose product MTNPLADSLPMNVSRMAAAALALGLLAGCRDATLPPAPDTTPPTLQLELPAAGDVVGPDSVVVRGSAADSTAVERVTYALGTGAEQPVTVTPGTKVDFRFTLKGLPAGETQLTVYAYDRAGNRAGLPVAFTTASATVRLTAPDPEVPLRTFAAYLHGEVASPVPVARLTYAVNGGAERPMCQSATRCLALAAGTERFAWEVDGLPQGAARITVFAYDAAGKKVGRGETALEVRVPARRYTVTYLGTLGGSDSHGADLNGKGQVVGHSTTAAGATHAFFWEAGKMTDIDLGLGTESRAVALNDSGQVVGTFTRECPYSFIRGPGVPEGYQVVGSCGVRAMDINNRGQVLVSWFEGYPTHTGIWQNGSFALLQNYRYYSQDPQGLFLNDAGRVLGSFLSSVSGPLVRRYAWLNTGSSPETIYPVHVTPRAVNDRGEVAYSCSEPGGERCDGFVGRGPHGFPQDAIPQVGRTHSNLPAGINNRTQVAGTYAWSRSHTGEEVRRPFLWESGNSYAVVPTDAAWEIDGVSAINDAGVILAHGKNRGTGASGAVLLTPAP is encoded by the coding sequence ATGACCAACCCACTTGCAGACTCGCTCCCGATGAACGTCTCGCGCATGGCCGCGGCCGCGCTCGCCCTGGGGCTCCTGGCGGGGTGCAGGGACGCCACCCTGCCCCCGGCCCCGGACACCACCCCGCCCACCCTGCAGCTGGAGCTCCCCGCCGCGGGGGACGTGGTGGGGCCCGACTCGGTGGTGGTCCGCGGGAGCGCCGCGGACTCCACGGCGGTGGAACGCGTCACCTATGCGCTCGGCACCGGCGCCGAGCAGCCGGTGACGGTCACGCCGGGCACGAAGGTGGACTTCCGCTTCACCCTGAAGGGTCTCCCCGCGGGGGAGACGCAGCTCACGGTGTACGCCTACGACCGCGCGGGGAACCGGGCCGGCCTCCCGGTCGCCTTCACCACCGCGAGCGCCACAGTGCGCCTCACCGCGCCGGACCCGGAGGTGCCGCTGCGGACCTTCGCCGCCTACCTGCACGGCGAGGTCGCCTCCCCGGTGCCGGTGGCGCGCCTCACCTACGCGGTGAACGGAGGCGCGGAGCGGCCCATGTGCCAGAGCGCCACCCGCTGCCTCGCCCTGGCCGCGGGGACGGAGCGCTTCGCCTGGGAGGTCGACGGGCTCCCGCAGGGGGCGGCGCGGATCACGGTGTTCGCCTACGACGCCGCGGGGAAGAAGGTGGGCCGGGGGGAGACGGCCCTAGAGGTGCGCGTCCCCGCGCGGCGCTACACCGTCACCTACCTGGGGACGCTGGGCGGGAGCGACAGCCACGGCGCCGACCTGAACGGGAAGGGGCAGGTGGTGGGGCACTCCACCACCGCAGCGGGCGCGACGCACGCCTTCTTCTGGGAGGCGGGGAAGATGACCGACATCGATCTCGGTCTGGGAACGGAGAGCCGGGCGGTGGCGCTCAACGACAGCGGGCAGGTGGTGGGCACCTTCACGCGCGAATGCCCGTACTCCTTCATCCGCGGGCCCGGCGTGCCGGAAGGCTACCAGGTCGTTGGGAGCTGCGGCGTCCGCGCGATGGACATCAACAACCGCGGACAGGTGCTGGTGAGCTGGTTCGAAGGGTACCCCACGCACACCGGGATCTGGCAGAACGGGTCGTTCGCGCTGCTCCAGAACTACCGCTACTATAGCCAGGACCCGCAGGGCCTCTTCCTGAACGACGCGGGCCGGGTGCTCGGCTCGTTCCTCTCCAGCGTCTCGGGGCCGCTGGTGCGCCGCTACGCCTGGCTGAACACCGGCAGCAGCCCGGAGACCATCTATCCCGTACACGTGACCCCGCGGGCGGTGAACGACCGGGGCGAAGTGGCCTACTCCTGCTCCGAGCCCGGAGGGGAGCGGTGCGACGGGTTCGTGGGGCGGGGCCCCCACGGCTTTCCCCAGGACGCGATCCCGCAGGTCGGCCGGACCCACAGCAACCTCCCCGCGGGCATCAACAACCGCACGCAGGTGGCGGGGACCTACGCGTGGTCGCGGTCCCACACCGGAGAGGAGGTCCGCCGTCCCTTCCTGTGGGAGAGCGGGAACTCCTACGCGGTGGTGCCCACCGACGCGGCCTGGGAGATCGACGGGGTGAGCGCCATCAACGACGCGGGCGTCATCCTGGCCCACGGGAAGAACCGCGGCACCGGCGCGTCGGGGGCAGTGCTGCTCACCCCCGCCCCGTGA
- a CDS encoding Ig-like domain-containing protein, which yields MRHTFSTSLLLCVALAAGCRDSTGVGGDSRAPVLHLQAPAAGTDVTGDSVRVAGSAVDDRGIARLTYTLNGGEEQAVEAGGGPSVPFGFTARGTALGANQLTVHAYDAAGNRGSATVAFTVRDASPPTVRVESPGEGEWTGRDSVTITGTVTDDRRVTRLSWALDGGAEQAVEVTPGRTVSFRIAARGVGPGEHRLTVTAQDEAGTRGSATVAFTAGSADVRLTTPLSGTVQGSFAAPLFGYVDSPVPVARLTYSVNGGAERPFCHPPYKYGPTCLGYPQGRSTLTWEADSLPQGDVVVRVFAYDAQQRRIGADRVDFRVRVPVRYYRATPVRADAAKPLYATDLNERGQVTGVAGDWTQRTVFFWDAGRFTDSGARAETHPVPPLLSDSGTVAFMPPGAEGVCSRVFTWTPGEAPRQVTTSNGGCHTLSDVNGAGKLLLWDTNPVTVEGRSQRALTLHRGAVTLLHPNVQGLLLNDADQVVGASRPPHGYGYGAPYGWLSPEAFRPFGGTCAPKALNDRGDVLCTGGNGWVLTDGREIHLPRVGRSGSNQPVSINDRMQVVGGYTYYQSPTQHVAVRRLFLWDGGVAHSVEIREGDWQYLTPVKVNRAGTILARGVRTGSQTEETLLLTPES from the coding sequence ATGCGACACACGTTCTCCACTTCCCTGCTGCTCTGCGTGGCCCTCGCGGCCGGCTGCAGGGACTCGACCGGCGTGGGCGGGGACTCCCGCGCCCCCGTGCTCCACCTCCAGGCGCCCGCGGCGGGCACGGACGTGACCGGAGACTCGGTGCGGGTGGCCGGGAGCGCCGTGGACGACCGGGGGATCGCACGGCTCACCTACACCCTGAACGGCGGAGAGGAGCAGGCGGTGGAGGCCGGCGGCGGCCCCTCCGTGCCCTTCGGCTTCACGGCGCGGGGCACCGCCCTCGGGGCCAACCAGCTCACCGTCCACGCCTACGACGCGGCGGGGAACCGGGGGAGCGCCACCGTCGCCTTCACCGTGCGCGACGCGTCCCCCCCGACGGTGCGGGTGGAGTCTCCCGGCGAGGGCGAGTGGACGGGGCGCGACTCGGTGACGATCACCGGGACCGTCACCGACGACCGCCGGGTGACGCGCCTGAGCTGGGCGCTGGATGGCGGTGCGGAGCAGGCCGTGGAGGTCACGCCGGGGCGGACGGTGTCCTTCCGCATCGCCGCCCGCGGCGTGGGCCCCGGCGAGCACCGGCTGACAGTGACCGCCCAGGACGAGGCGGGGACGCGGGGGAGCGCCACCGTGGCGTTCACCGCCGGGAGCGCGGACGTGCGGCTCACCACGCCGCTTTCGGGGACGGTGCAGGGCTCCTTCGCGGCCCCCCTGTTCGGCTACGTGGACTCGCCGGTGCCGGTGGCCCGCCTCACCTACTCCGTGAACGGCGGGGCCGAGCGCCCCTTCTGCCATCCCCCCTACAAGTACGGCCCCACCTGCCTGGGATACCCGCAGGGGCGGAGCACCCTGACCTGGGAGGCGGACAGCCTCCCCCAGGGCGACGTGGTGGTGCGGGTCTTCGCCTACGACGCCCAGCAGCGCCGGATCGGGGCGGACCGGGTGGACTTCCGGGTGCGCGTCCCCGTCCGGTACTACCGGGCCACGCCCGTGCGCGCGGACGCCGCCAAACCGCTGTACGCGACGGACCTGAACGAGCGCGGGCAGGTGACGGGCGTGGCCGGCGACTGGACGCAGCGGACGGTGTTCTTCTGGGACGCCGGGCGGTTCACCGACTCCGGCGCGCGCGCGGAGACGCACCCCGTGCCGCCCCTGCTGAGCGACAGCGGGACGGTGGCGTTCATGCCGCCGGGAGCCGAGGGGGTGTGCAGCCGCGTCTTCACCTGGACGCCGGGCGAGGCGCCACGGCAGGTCACCACCTCGAACGGGGGGTGCCACACCCTGTCCGACGTGAACGGCGCCGGGAAGCTCCTTCTCTGGGACACGAACCCGGTCACCGTGGAGGGGAGGAGCCAGCGCGCGCTGACCCTCCACCGCGGGGCGGTCACGCTGCTCCACCCGAACGTGCAGGGGCTCCTGCTCAACGACGCGGACCAGGTGGTCGGGGCGTCGCGCCCCCCGCACGGCTACGGGTACGGAGCCCCGTACGGCTGGCTCTCCCCGGAGGCCTTCCGCCCGTTCGGCGGCACCTGCGCCCCGAAGGCGCTGAACGACCGCGGCGACGTGCTCTGCACGGGCGGGAACGGCTGGGTCCTCACCGACGGCCGCGAGATCCATCTCCCGCGGGTCGGGCGCTCCGGGTCCAACCAGCCGGTGTCCATCAACGACCGGATGCAGGTGGTCGGCGGATACACCTACTACCAGTCGCCGACGCAGCACGTCGCGGTCCGGCGTCTCTTCCTCTGGGACGGCGGCGTGGCCCACTCCGTCGAGATCCGCGAGGGCGACTGGCAGTACCTGACGCCCGTGAAGGTCAACCGGGCCGGGACCATCCTGGCCAGGGGGGTGCGGACGGGCTCGCAGACCGAGGAGACCCTCCTGCTCACCCCCGAGTCGTAG